The Nitrospiria bacterium genome includes the window GCCAGCGCATTCCGGAGCCCCTGTTCGGCCCGTTTGCGTTCGGTGATATCGCGAATCACGGTTACCCGCGCGCTCCGTCCCTTGTACGGGATCGATTTCCCGTTCACCTCAACGGGAAAAACGGAACCGTTCCTTCGAACGGCCATGTGTTCGTAAGGGGTTTCATCGCCCGAGTTTATTTTTCCGCGCACCAGCTCTCGGGACTCCGGCGCGACGAAGTCGGAGACCTGCATCCCGATCAACTCGGGTTGGGCATACCCGAGCATCCGGGCGAACTGCTCGTTCGCGTCGAGAACCCGGCCCTCCTCCGAGATGACCACGCCTTCCAGCGGTCCCTCGGACAAGCGCCGGAATCGTTCTTCGCTTTCGTGAATGGCCTCCTCCGCCCGTTTTCTCTGCGTGATATCCAATACGGTTCCGTGAATGCGAACGATCCGTCCGTCGGGCCCCCGCTCCGATTGCCCCCTTCCCAACAGCCAGCGCGACTCCCCGTCGGGTCGGGCGATGCGGTATTCCACCGTGAAGGGACCCTCCTGTTCCATGGCCCGCCTGACGGTCTGGTTCAGGGACTCGAGATCATCCGGGTGGACCAGCGCCCGGTAGGCCTCATACGTGCCGCTAAAGGATCCGGGCTCGATTCCGAATATTTTTTCCGCCCCCTTGGACCAAGCGAATCGATTGGTCAGGATATCCCATTCCCATGTTCCGACCTTTCCGGCATCAATCGCCCGTTGCAGCCGTTCCTCGCTCTGTTTCAACCGATCGACGGCGGATCGAAGCTCCCCCGTCGTCGCTTCGACGGTGAGGGTCCGTTCGCGGATTTCGATGCCCATCCCGATGCTCATCAACACGGCCAGGACGAGAAAACCGAACCCGGATGTGTAGATCGAATCGAGAAGGCCGACGTCGACAAGACCGCCCTGAATGCCCGCGGCAAACTGAATTCCGAGATAGGTGCCCAGGAACAACGCCGGCCGGCGCCCGCCCCCCCGGTATTGGAGGACACAGCGTGCGGCGGCCCAGATGAATTCGGCGGAGTGCGCCGCGCGAACCCAGCCGTTCAATCCGCTCGGCGTTCCCTTGAAACGGGCCAACGGCTCTCCCCAAGGGAGGCGAAAGAAGCCGTCCGCGACCAGACCGGTAAAGCGGAGACCGTACGGGAGGCTCCAGTCGAGAATGAGGAACACAAGGCATCCGGCGCTTACGCCGATCAGCCAGGGTTTGATGCGCCGCTGTCCGGTATAAAGGGCGACAAACCCGAAGAAGGCGGCATGGAAAATCAACACGGAAGTGGTTTGCCAATGCAGTGCGGACACCGCTCGCGTCACGGACCCTGCGGTATAGTACGCGGCCGTCGACAACTGATAACCCACCGCACACAGGCAGGCTGCCGCAAAGGCAAAATAAATCGGTCGAAGACGACCCAAGGCTCCGACCACAACGGCCTGAAGGCCCAGGTAAAACACAATGCCTGCGCTGATCAGAAATGCCGGTATGATGTAGGAAGTTTCGGGACTCACGGGAAGAACATTCATGGTCAGGATCTCTTGCTCCTCCAAATACGCGAGAAGCTTTCCGGCAGGGGCCGGGAAGAAAGACCGATGACCAATCTAGGATAATCCCCCCCGGTGGATAAGTCAACAGCGATCCTCCCGGTCCCGTGTGCCGGAACCCGGCGGTCTATTGTTCAAGGTGAACCCTATGGATGATACGAATAGACGGGAAAGATCCAAAAACGGAAATGGGAATACAGACCTTCGGTCGAGGACCCCTCTATTAAACGGCCAAACCTAAACGGCGATCAAGCCCTCGTCGCCGGTCATTTAGTAGTAAGCGCCGATCGGCCCCTTTGAACTGGATGACACTGCGCCGCCGGTCGTTCCGAGATCTTTGGATTAGAGAAATCGGGAATGTCCGTCCATAGCGATATTTAATGAAGGCCTTTTCCCAAAAGGACCGGGTCATCATTGAGGCCGTAGAGAGGTTTTTCAGAATCAGGACCTTCGCCGGATCGTCTCCCGCAACGGAAGCAAGCTTAATGCAGCTTTCGTCATCGGGGATCTCCTCCCCGTTGCACCACCTCGAAAGTTTGGCCTCGTCTATCTTTAGCTGTTCGGCCAGATCCCCGTTCTTCTGGGCGGCGAGTTGTTCTTTCAAATTCCGAACGTAGGCTGAAATATCCTGCATGGCCATAAGGTCCTCCTGAAGATCGAATGTTGGCGCCACATCAACTCACCGAGTCCTGATACTAAACATTATACCGGAAACACGGCAATATTCAAGTAGACACTCGAACGGGTCATCCCGATTCGGTTCAACCCTATCGGCATAGGTATATAATGAAATATAATACACTTTCGTGTAATTGACTTACGCTCTAAAAATATGTTATTAGTGAGCCGCGTCATTTTTCATTATCTCCGTATACCGTAGAGACACTTTGTAGAGACCGGGCACCCCTCACAGGGAACTTAGGGCCTCCTGTGAAACGCACTCAGAAAGGGCTTTTGGCTTCTCTGTGAGGATAAGTCCATGCGCCCTGCATGGCGGGCAGGGAACCGGATTACTGATTAAAAGCCTTCTTCTGAGCCTCGGCTCAGGGGAAGGCTTTTGTCGTTTTGGAGGATCTCGATACGCCATCTCTCTGCGTGACAGCAGCCCAACGGGCTTTCAATTTTATCGATGGAGGACAAGCATTATGAATCCACGAAAAGTGTTCTATTATGGTTTTATGCTTGCGGTGGTGACGGGGGTGGGGATGTGGCCGGTGGAGAATAAGAGCAGCCTCCCATTCACGGCTGTCGCCCATGCCGATACTCCGACGCCGTTTGTGGTCACCATTGAGAAGTTTACGATCGCCGTCACCGACGCCCCTTACACGAGCGGCACCTATGATTTGACAAAGGGTCAGGTCCCGGCGAACACGCTGCTTCTTATGAATGTGAAACGCGAAGGGACCGATTACACGGCGGCGGCCTCCGCGTTTAAGATCAACTTTGACGATGCCGTTCCGAACCGCGTCGTTGTGCACCGCACGAAGGGGGACGCCCCGTTTTACGCGACGGTTTCCGCCATTGAATTCGATCCCAATCAGGTGAATGTGTACAAGCAGCATTGGGCCTTAAGTACGTCCGCGACAGCTGTTTCTCAGGACCTTCGGAATGCCAACAGGCAGGTGTATGCGAAACCGGATAAAGCCCATTCCATTGCGTTTGCCTCCTACACGGCAACCGGCGATGTGGCCGATCCGTCCACATACTACGTGACAACGCTTCAGTCCGATGTGGGCCACGTCGAGTTCCACCGGTTTTCAACGGGAAGAGGCAAGGTGGCGATCGACGGGCAATACACGACCATCGAAGCGCGCGGCGATCAATTCCGCACCGTCCGCCAGTCGGCCGCCATTATGCTCTGGAATAAGACGACGGGGGTGAGCGGCCCGTTCGATACCCAGCCATCCGTCCAACGCGACCGAACGGCGATTTTTACCACAATCAGGACATTGGACCCGGCGATGAACCTCGGTCCATTGGGATACACCGCGGTCTTGACCGGAACCGATCCAAATCCCACGACGCTCACCTATCAGCGCGGAACGAAGAGCTCGTCGATGTATGTCCGTCCCGTTTTCGTGACGCAAATGATCGAATTTCTTCAGGGCGATTCGGTGACGACGCAGTTGGTGAATTTGATGTCGGGAGATTCTTCGGTGGCCCTTGATGAAACGGGAATCGACGCGGATCATGCCATTGCGGGGCTGACTTCGGGAGGTTCAACGATCAATGCGATTTTGGACACGCCGGGCACTCCGGATATCAATATCGGCTACATGGATGTCTATTTCAGCGGCTCCAATTTAGTCCTTGAGCACAACGCGATTCCGAACGACGGCTCCATGCAAACATACGCACAGATCATAAACCTGAGGACGCAGTATTAATCTAATTTCGGGTCTGTGGGATGCCCGCCATATTATATCTTGGCCTGGCTATATCAACCTGTCGAATATACTCATGCGAGAGGCGTGAGGAAAGCATCCCGAAGATCAGCAAGGACCCTCTGAAATTTCAAGTGTAAAAGATCGAATACATTCGATTTGCATCATTATAATATATAGTAGGGGGCGGAGGGTGGAAAAAAGGCAGAATAGATGAGCCTTGCCGGATCAGCCCCTGCCTGATACCCTTCCGTACGAGGCCGGAGGGGGAGATTCTATTGTTCCCGCTCCTCCTCCGTCTCCCGCAGCAACCGAGTCAGCATCCGGGCCAGGATGACCAACTCCCCTTTAAGCCTCACGCACTCGGATTCATCGATCAACTTTTGCCGCCGGCACAAATCCAATAAAGGGATGCACTCGACGGCCGAGCCTCTCGTCATTAAAAAAAAGTCCTTTCGTTCATTCGGATACCATCCCTCATTGTTTTCGGCAAGGATCAACGAAATGGACATCGCCGCGTGCTTGAATTGATCCGCCAGTTCCCATCGGCTCTTGGGGAGTTCATCGGCGAACCTATAAATCCGCCCCGCAAAGTTCACGGCCCTCCGATAGACATCTGTCTTTTCATATTGAAAGCCCATTGCCTCCGGGTAGAGCAATCCCCGTGCCAGACTACACCGGACGAATTTAAACCAAATCTAAGAATATAATCGTTTAAAACATGAACTTGCGTTCATCCGGACCGCCCGGATGGTCCGGATTTTTATGCTTCGATGTTCCATGGCCCGATTGACAAATCAATTTAGATTGGCCTTCTTCCACCGTTTTATCCCGAACCAATTAATAGCCCTTGACATTTAAGTAAACGCTTAATTATAATACCCCGCATGAAGACCGTCCTTCGCGCCATCGCCGACCCGACCCGCCGGGAGATCCTCGATACCCTGCTGGCCAAAGAGGAGGAGTCCGTCACGGATCTCACCAAGGATTTTGACATGTCCCTGGCGGCCGCCTCCCAGCATTTGAAGGTGCTCCGGGAGGCCGGGTTGATCGAGGGTCGGCGCGAGGGCCGGCAGATCTTCTACCGCCTCAACCCCGCGCCGCTGTACGGGGTGGCCCGGTGGATCCATCCCTATGAGCGGTTTTGGAAAACCAAACTGGCCGCTTTGGACGCCCATCTGAGGAGACGCCATGGAAAACATCGTCCTTGAGTACACGTACCCTTATGCCGTCGAACATGTCTGGACGGCCCTGACCGACCCCGAAGAGCTGGCCGAATGGCTGATGCCGGGGGACTTCAAACCCGTGGTCGGACACAAGGTGACGTTTCGTTGCGATCCTCAACCGGAATTCGACGGAACGGTCGAGGTGGAGGTCCTCGAGGTGGACGAGCCGCGGCGGCTTTCCTACAGCTGGAAGACCGGCAACATGCAAAAACCCACGACCGTCACCTTCGTTCTCACGCCCACCCGCGACGGGGGCACCCGCCTGCGGCTGGAGCACACGGGCTTTGAAGGAGACAGCGGACGGACTATGCTTCCCCTCTTCAAGGGAGGCTGGGGACACAAACTCACAGCCCAGCTTGAGCCCGTGATCGCTCACGTGGCTAAAAAAGCAGCGGATTGACCATGGAAAGGAGGCCATGGCCGACATCCTTGCCGAACCGCCGCAAATTACATCGCATGAAATTTTGGACGAAACATAACCCCGAGCAAAATCGAATGGCTGCCCGGAAGGGAGGGACCGAACCATGGCGACGTCAAAACACAAAGTGGTATCGAAAAAACAATGGCTGGCCGCCCGAAAGGCCCTGCTGGTAAAGGAGAAGAAGTTCACTCGCCTGCGCGAGCAGTTGGCGCAGCAGCGACGGAAGCTTCCATGGGTGAAAGTGGAAAAGGATTACGTCTTCGACGGGCCGAAGGGCCAGGAATCCCTGTCGGACCTGTTCGATGGGAAAAAC containing:
- a CDS encoding sigma 54-interacting transcriptional regulator, which translates into the protein MNVLPVSPETSYIIPAFLISAGIVFYLGLQAVVVGALGRLRPIYFAFAAACLCAVGYQLSTAAYYTAGSVTRAVSALHWQTTSVLIFHAAFFGFVALYTGQRRIKPWLIGVSAGCLVFLILDWSLPYGLRFTGLVADGFFRLPWGEPLARFKGTPSGLNGWVRAAHSAEFIWAAARCVLQYRGGGRRPALFLGTYLGIQFAAGIQGGLVDVGLLDSIYTSGFGFLVLAVLMSIGMGIEIRERTLTVEATTGELRSAVDRLKQSEERLQRAIDAGKVGTWEWDILTNRFAWSKGAEKIFGIEPGSFSGTYEAYRALVHPDDLESLNQTVRRAMEQEGPFTVEYRIARPDGESRWLLGRGQSERGPDGRIVRIHGTVLDITQRKRAEEAIHESEERFRRLSEGPLEGVVISEEGRVLDANEQFARMLGYAQPELIGMQVSDFVAPESRELVRGKINSGDETPYEHMAVRRNGSVFPVEVNGKSIPYKGRSARVTVIRDITERKRAEQGLRNALAEVEKLKNRLQEENIYLQDEIKVAHNFEEFITRSQNVKQVLHKVEQVAPTDATVLILGESGTGKELLARAIHHLSHRSDRALVKVNCSALPEPLIESELFGHEKGAFTGATARKSGRFELADGGTIFLDEIGDLPVELQAKLLRVLQEGEFERLGSSNTLKVDVRVIAATNRNLDDAIRRGTFREDLFYRLNVFPVNLPPLRDRKEDIPDLARHFIKKYSAIIGKKIEKIPPAVFNALMAYDWPGNVRELENVVERAVILTKGPVLEIDESFDVNPLPSQSVTAPVTLRDNERAVIRRALEETHWIIEGRDGAAVRLGIAPSTLRDRIEKYGLQRPRPDS
- a CDS encoding four helix bundle protein; this translates as MGFQYEKTDVYRRAVNFAGRIYRFADELPKSRWELADQFKHAAMSISLILAENNEGWYPNERKDFFLMTRGSAVECIPLLDLCRRQKLIDESECVRLKGELVILARMLTRLLRETEEEREQ
- a CDS encoding metalloregulator ArsR/SmtB family transcription factor: MKTVLRAIADPTRREILDTLLAKEEESVTDLTKDFDMSLAAASQHLKVLREAGLIEGRREGRQIFYRLNPAPLYGVARWIHPYERFWKTKLAALDAHLRRRHGKHRP
- a CDS encoding SRPBCC domain-containing protein is translated as MENIVLEYTYPYAVEHVWTALTDPEELAEWLMPGDFKPVVGHKVTFRCDPQPEFDGTVEVEVLEVDEPRRLSYSWKTGNMQKPTTVTFVLTPTRDGGTRLRLEHTGFEGDSGRTMLPLFKGGWGHKLTAQLEPVIAHVAKKAAD